The window ACTTTACTTCATTAGTTATGGAAAAACTATTACTTATCCTCCTTCTGTTCTGCACTGGACTTCGAGCTAATGCACAATCCGTATCAGGAAAGGTGCTTGATGAAAACAAGAAGCCTATCCCCTACGCAAATGTCATTATCCTTTCAGCTAAGGATTCTACCTTCATTGTTGGTACAACAACCGCTGATGACGGTAGTTTCAATTTCAAGGAGGTTACATTAGGTAATATCCTCAAAGCCTCCTTCGTAGGCTATGAACCTTTCACTACGGTTCTTTCCAACCAAGGCAACCTTACTATCGTACTGAAAGAAGATGCAAAAATGATGAAAGAGGTGGTCGTCAAAGGCAATGCTCCCCTACACAAGATGACAACAGAGGGTATACAAACGAACATCGAGAACACTATACTGAGCAAACTCGGTACTTGTGAGGATGTTCTTGCACATGTCCCAGGACTGACAAAGAAGAAAGATGGCTACGAAGTATTTGGTAGAGGTACACCTATCATCTATATCAATGGTCGTCAGATGCGTGATGCAACAGAGCTTGAACGCCTGAAATCAAGCGATATCAAAAGCGTTGAGGTAATAAGCAACCCCGGAAGTAAGTATAATGCAGCCGTAAGAGCAGTCGTAAAGATACGCACGAAGAAGGCTGTAGGCGACGGCTTTGGCTTCGATGTACGCTCCGCCTACTACCAGTCGGAGAATGTAGACCTCTCGGAACGGGTCAACTGGAAGTATCGCCATAAGCGTTTAGAACTCTTTGGTGGGCATGGCTATTCACTTGACAACAGCCTCGAACACAGCACAACAACTACTATTGTTCACGCTGACACCCTCTGGCAGCAGGATTTCACGCAAAAAGTCCCCGATAAGAATTCTATTTTCAAGAATATTATAGGAGCAGACTATCAGTTGAATGACAGCAATTCTGTCGGTATCAAATACATGATTAACTTCCCTCATGACTTCCCCCTATCTGTTTTTATTAGTAGTGATGTAACGGCAAACGGGACTTTCTACGACCATATTAACACCTTTGCAACATGCAAGCAGTCCCATCGTCCTTCCCAATTCATTAATCTCTACTATGTTGGAAAGATAGGAAAGATGGACATAGACTTCAATGCTGATTATCTTTATAACAAGCAAAATAACCATACTACCTCTCGAGAAGAAAGTCGCAACAAGACCAGTCGCACCGTGACTTCCGACAATCAAGAGCGCAACAGGCTCTTTGCTTCTAAGCTAACCTTGGGCTATCCTGTTTTAGGAGGTAATCTGTCAGTGGGTGCAGAATATACCTATACGAACCGCAATGACACGTATAGCAATCCTGAAAACTATGTCCCAAGCTCATCCGCACAGCTAAAAGAGTCGAATATCGCTCCTTTTATGGAATACAAACACCAGCTATCTATCTGCCAGTTGACAGCTGGTCTGCGCTGGGAGGCGGTACACTTCAACTATTATGAAAACGGACAGCACATTGCTAATCAGAGTCGTTCGTTCAGCAACTTATTCCCAAGCATCTCTGCAGCTACTCAAATAGGAGACCTACAGATGCAATTAAGCTATGCAGCGAGGACATGTCGTCCTTCTTACCGTCAGTTAAGCAATAACGTTACATACGGCAATCGTTTCTTGATGCAGTCGGGTAACCCACTGCTTCAGCACGAATATATCCACGACATAAGCTTAGGAGCTATGTGGAAGTTCATCCAGTTTGGCATCTCTTACAATGACCGTCGTCACGCCATTGTCTTCTGGAGCGAACAAGACAGTCATAACTCAGCTATCTCACGTCTTACCTACACGAATCTTCCAAGCATCAAGACAATATCTACTCAGTTAGCTTTTTCGCCAACAATCGGTATCTGGACACCTGAGTTCACGGCATTAATGAAGAAGCAATGGCTCACATTACATACAAGTACAAAGACCTATAAGCTGAACAAACCAATCTGGCAATTCAGCTTTAACAACACCTTTGACTTTGGAAAAGGTTGGTTGCTATCAATGGAGTCCTACCTCGTTACAAAAGGCGATGGCGAAATTGCCTCATTAGCAAGCAATAGAGGTTCGCTTGACATCAACCTTACCAAGTCTTTCCTAAAAGACAGACTCGCACTTCGTATTGGTGGAACAGACTTGTTCCATACCCAAAAAGAAGGAGGAATTAGCTACACAGAGTCTATGGAGACTCAATATATTGGTACATACGACAGCCGTCAGTTTGTTCTAACTGTTACCTATAAGTTCAACACTTCACGAAGCAAATACAAGGGTACAGGTGCTGGACAGGCTGAAAAGAACAGATTATAGACGGCAGAAAAGCACCAATAAACTTAGCCTATGACCCAATAGGCCAAGTTTACTTCTGCCTAAACAACTCCCTACTTACACCCAATTGGCTCTGCTTTGGTAAGACATTAAATGTTGTTTAGTACTCCGCACCATTGGTGCGAAGCCTTAGCACAATATGTGCGAAGCCTTAACACGTCATGTGCGCAGCAATATTACGTACAAAGAAAGAGGGTATATCCAAGACACAAACGTCTAAGATATACCCTCTGAAATGTATGTTAACACGGAAGATTAATCATTCAAATAACGCTGGACACGTGCATACATCAACTCATATTGAGATTTGATAGTTGTATCCTTCGTTGTCTTAATGCGTTCCTCAAGTAGTTTCTGAAGCTTCTGTGCATAATGGAACACATATTCAGCTGTGCGGTCGATAGTCTCTGTCCACATCGTCTCTGGTTCACCATAACCAACACCAAAGCCAAGGAAAGCCACATCCTGCTTGTCATCACGCAAGCTGCGCACCTTACCAACCTGTCTAACCTCAACAATGTTAGCCTTCAGACGTTCAACATAGAGTTGCTGCATGGCGATATCATCGTCGTCGAGATTCTCATCACCTGCGATTGTCTTAGCCCAAACATTATTATACGTGTCTTCGCAATACTCCAATGGAGAATAAGAAGTAGAGTCAGCATAATAGCTCAATGCTAAACGCGCAGTTGCTGAAAGAGCCATTTCCTGAATACCACCTGCCAATGTTTTGTAAGGATGAGAGTTAATCTGAGGTAGACGATTCTCAATACTCTCAACACCACGCTTACCAAACTTGCGTGCTTCCTGTAACAACCACATCGCAGCAGCACGCTGTTTCTCCTTAGGCATCACCTCATAACGAGGAATACCAGAAGACTCTGTTGTCTGATTCAACTTGATACCACCAATGACAGCATAGACATTACGTGCATAACCATAAGCTTGAGAAACCATTTGACGATAGAGCTTAGCCTTACGAGTACCATCGGTACCGTCCGGTATCCACTCATCGAAATGACTGAGGATATACTCAAGGTTCTTAAGACCGTATGTACTTGACTTCACAGCATCGTCACCGAGGTCCTCCTCAATGGCGGTTGGGTCATAACGATAACGTGACTGCTGAAGTACGTAACGATACATTGGGTCGTTAGCATGAGACTCAACAAGTGCCATCAATGGCTTTACGTCATCTCTGAAACTCTTTGAATTAGGGAAAACACGGTAGCCCCACTCTATTGCATAGTTGTCATACACACCGAGGTAAGGAGGAGTCAGTGACACACCCTTATCTGTTGGCTGTGCAACATAATTGAAACGAGCATAGTCCATGATAGATGCTGTCGTACCATACTTCTGTGTGAAGCTTGCAGAACGGAGCGAATCAGTTGGGATTGCAGCCGATGAAGCCATGTTGTGCATCAGTCCGAGTGTATGTCCTACCTCGTGAGTTACAATATACTCCAATGTTGGTAACAAAATGCTATCAGGCATATCCAATGTTCGTGCAGCAGGATCAATCTGCGATGTCTGAATAAATCGCCAGCTATTGATGACATTCACAACATCATTATACACCAATACGGTCGCTGTGATAATCTCACCTGTACGAGGATCAACCCATGATGGCCCCATCGCATTCTCTGTAGCAGTAGGCAGATAACGAATGCAAGAATACTGGAAGTTATCAGGATCGAAGTTTGGATCATTGGTTGGGAAGTCCACTGCCTGCATCACATTCTTGAAACCGATACGCTCGAAAGCCTTATTCCATCTAAGAACAGCATTCCGAATTGCTGGCTTCCACTTTTCAGGGAACGCATTATCGATATAGAACACAATAGGTTTAACTGGCTCACTGAGCTGACCTGCAAAGTAAGCAGCTGGGTCTTTTGGTTCTACACGCCAACGATTGATAAAGCTTGCATGGTCGATAAGACTGTCATTGACGATTGACTTCGGTGTAAGGAAGTAGCCAAGACGAGTATCACTCAGTCGTGGAGTCATCTTATCCTCTGGCAAAAGAGCCAAAGTAAACTGTACACCGATAGAAACAGGATGATTGCTAATAGCCACACTACCACTATTACCCGTCATATTGGTAACGTAGTTGCGCTCCATCGAGATACAAGCGTTGTTTGCAAACGACTTCAAAGAAGTGACTTTAATCCATTCTGGTCTCAAGTCAGCATCCACACGATATGGACCAGCAATCTTTGCGATAACTGGGAAATACTTACTTTCTCTCAAGAAGAAAGAAGAAACATCAAAGAGAATACCTCTAGTCTTCTTGTTTCTTGCCTTGATTGGGAAGCTATAGAAGTCAAGGTTACGATAGTTCGTAGCCTGTGCTTGCTTCGCATTGCCAGTTGGAAGGGCGTCGAGTAATTCAGAGTTGATAGCCTGCATTACGATAGAACTATCCTTCTCAACAAAGCGTACGTGTGAAACAGAACCAGCACGAGTACCAACCTCAGCAAATTGTGGGCTTGATACAGATGAAATTGTTGCACCAATCAGCATGTCACGACCGATAGAAGAAGGTGGCAACTCCATGAGGAGTTTCTCACCTGTTCTATAGAACGAAACGAATGGTCCCTTTGCAGAGTCTGTCTTCTCTTCGGTTAGAATACGCTCATAGGCATCTTTCTTAACCACAGAAGTAGTGGTTGTAGCCTTCTTTTTCTTCTTTTTAAAGAAAGGGAAAGCCTGTGCTGACAGTGAAAGGCTCAAGAAGCCCACTGCTAATAGGGTTGCATGAACCGATTTCATTGATAAAAATGAAGTCTTTCTCATTTCTTCACCTCCATTGTCTTATTGATTTTGAAGAGCATCATCTCGTAGTGTGTACGCGCTTCAAGTGGCAAATTAGCCTTCAAACACTTCTCCAAAGCAGTTCTCAACTTCAAAAGACAGTTGTAGAAGTAAAGCTCTGAATTGTCTGCGAGGGTGATATCAACAGTTGGAGCAAGGTTCTGAGATGGGTCACCAAAGCCCGGAGTTGCACCGAGATCATCACCCTTCAAAGCCGTACTTGAACCAGAGCCACCGCCTGAACCACCGCTACCAGTAGCCTTAGAAACAACACTCTGTGCCTGACTCATGAATGCACGCTGCAAAACACGCTCGCCCTGAGAAGGTGCGCGCATCTCAGCAACGCTCTTAAAGAGGGTGTTATAGATATCATCAAAGTACTCTTTCTGTGTGTAACTGTTTGGATTCAAGTAAGAAGTGATAGCCACACGCATACGTGCTGCCATCAAATCGTAGCCCATGAACTCTAAACTCTGGTCATAATAGCTTACTGACAAGTAGCCCTTACGCTCGTAGTTACGGTTAGCATACTTCTTGAAGCTCATAGCTTCCTGCAAACACCACAAGAGTGAACGACGCTGAAGATCCTTAGAAACAACCTGATACTGTGGTACTCCTGCCGAAATCTTCATATTGTTGAGGTACATTCCACCAACATTACTCAACACCTGCTTGAACAAAGCGTAACGATTCTGTGATATCTGCAGGTACAATTGATCCTTGATACGAGTATCCTCATCGTTCTTAATCCACTTAGAGAGATTGTTTTCAACAATTGTATAGTTCTTATTTGCAAGATTTGCACTCGCAATCATATCGTTACCAAGTGCACCAGCAGCAAGACGTGGGTCCCATCTTGAGTTGCGTTCAGCATAATAACGAAGACGTGGATTTGTCACCTTCTTATCAACAAACGCCTCAAGTGTATTCTTCTCATCATTGATAGAAACATTATCAGTATCAAAGTAACGATAGTTCCAATCAATTGTAAAGTAGTCATACATGCCAAGTCCTGTTGGAGCAAGGCGTACACCATTGTCTGTTGGCTGTGCAACATAATTGTAATGAACGTCATCCATAACAGAAGGAGCAAGTCCCATGGTATTCGTGAAACGTGCATTACGCAAAGAATCAGTAGAATAAGTAGCTGAAGCACCAAGGTTATCCAAGAGTCCTAACATACTACCAGTTTCCTTTGTAACCAACATTTTCAAGCCTTCAGCAAACTTAGCAGCAGACAAACGATTGCTACGTACTGAAGGATCAACGGCACCAGTCTCAATTAAACGCCACTTATGTAACAACTTCTCGACATCAGAATAGATGAACATAGAGGCTGCCATAATCTCTCCTGTATTAGGATTGACATAGATATCACTCTTTGGAGCAGATGAAGAACCACTTGGTATGTAGCGAATACAAGAATACTGAATGTTGTCTGGGTCGAAATTGCCCTGCTTCTGAGGGAAGTCAACAACCTCAATAGCATTCTTAAAGCCTATCTTTTCAAAAGCTTTATTCCACTCAAGAACACCCTCACGGATTGGTTGTTTCCATGCTTCTGGGAAGGTATTATCCAAATAGAAACGGATTGGATTAACAGGCTGACTCAGCTTACCCTTTGCATAAGCCTTCTTATCCTTTGGTACAAGATTCCAACGGTGAGAGTAGAAGATACGCTTTGTACCTGCACCTTCCTTTGGTATTCCCAAACGAACTGAGTAGTTAACACCGATACGTGAGTCCATAATACGTGGACGCATTGCAGACTCTGGCACAAGTGCTACACTATAACTAACACCAACAGTTGTAGGACGTTCACCTCCGATAGGCATAGACATCAGAGAAGTAGACACACCATAAGTGAAGTCATTATTAACGATAACATTTGTATCAAAACTCTTTATACCACGAATGAACGAGAGTTCAGGCTTTGGAGTAGCCTTGATACTATAGTTACCATTCTTTGTTGGCATAACCGATATGAGGTTAGTTGGTTTACCTAACAAAGAAGTTACGTCAAAGACAACTGCAGAGCTGTCGTTATTATAAGCCATAATGTTAAAGCCCTGCCAAATACCATCACGATAATTCAGAGACAATGCACTATCAAGGTCTGCTGAGTTAGCATTCTCCTTGAAAAGAACATTGTTAGGAGTCTTCATCACTACAGAGCTATCCTGTATGTCAAAATAGAACAAAACAGGATTAGAACTTGTTGAACCAACAGTAACTGTAGATGCATCAGTTGTTGAGTTTACTACTCCACCAAGCATCATTTGCTTCTTCAACAAAGTACGTGGCAACTCAAAGTAAATCTTGTTATCAAGCTTATGAACAGTAATAAACTTACTACGTGCCGTCTCAGTCTTTTTATCTTTGAAGAGACGGTCATACTTTGTCTCCTTCTTTGGTTTAGACTTAGACTTGTCATCATCAGCTTTTGCAACAGTACTTTGCAATACAAGGAGGAGCAATAATGCCCCTCCAAGTAAAGAGTTCTTAAATGAGAAATTCATTCTTATCATTTGTATGTTATTTATTTCTGAATAATGCCTTCACAATACGTCCCGTAATGTGCTGCTTTGACCAACGTAGAGTATTTGTCTGCGTGTCATAACAGTATAGACTACCTGGCATAGATGCCGATGTATCATTGGTTGCAACATAGATGAGGTTATCATCATCTGAGAACACCATGTCTACAATCTTCTCTGAACTGCTACCTACAGTGAACAGTGCTGCAGTTGGGAAGTTGCTATTAGCAAGTACGTTATGTGCATAGACAGCATTGCCATTAGTGTAATAAACAATGTTCTTGCTACGAGCAGAGCGTACTACAGAGCCATTAGCGATACCAGAAGTAGAAGGCATTGCAACACGGTAAAGTACGTTAGCTGCAATTCTCTTATCTGCAGAAGAAGAGTAGTAGCCTGGGAAGATGTATGTAAAGTAGAATGTTCCCGTACTTGTCTGATTGGTTATCAGTGCAAGGTTACGCTGCTTGTTAACACTACCCATACCTACCAACGTATCACCAGTGAAGGTTCCCTTCAAGATTTCAGCAGGAACAGATGTATTCTCAATAGCCATTGCCAGCAGAGAGCCGTGTGCATTGTCAAAGTAAGCATCACCATGTGCATAGAAGAGGTCGTCTCTCCACCATGGAGTCATGCGGTCTGCGAATGTAACAGAACCACCTACAGCACTTGTGAAACGTGAAGTCTGTGAAATCAAGTTGGTTGTGTTCAGACCCAATGAATACAAGTTATTCTTAGTAACAGCCATTACCTTTGGTGCACCTGGGTCAGAGTTAGCCTCTACCTGTATCACCTTCTCGCCAACAGGAGTCTGGAAAAGTGATAACATTTCATAACCATCAAGCTGGTAAAGTGTTGATGGATTACCTGCTGCAATAATCAGAACATTGTTTGCCTGACCACCGATGGTCTTGTTCCATGCCATTGAGCAAGGTGTACCAAAGTTGATATTAGGGTTGTTAGGAGCCAACACATCAAGGTGGAAACTTTTGTTTACATCCTCTGTAGGTACATATGAAAGGATTGACTTACTATTGTTTTCTGCCAAGAGATAAACACCCTTTGTATAAGCATACTCAACATTCACATTGAACTCATAGATCTGAATATTCTGACCGTTACTCAAACGAAGACGTCCAGTATAACTTCCTGAATTCTGAATAGGATAAACAAGTGCAGAATCACTTGAAACCAACTTATGATTAATCTCCCATTCGTAGGTGAGTTTCTGCTTTCCATTGCTTTGCAACACCGCTGGGTTGATTTTCAAAGTATCACCCTGATTAAGTGTATAACTGCTATTCAGAGGTGTCTGCAGACTGATTACAGACACACCATCGCCTCCTTCTGTTGAATCATCCTTGATACAAGAAGTGAAGGTAAGGGCTGTTGCAGCTAAGATAAATAAATATTTCTTTACCATAATTCGTCAATTATTTTAATCGTTATATCAATGAACGTGCTTATTCAGGATTGGCTGCAAAGTAAGCCTTCAACTTCTGAATATTTCTATAAAGCTGTGTCCAACTTCTTGTATTACGTATTGCCTTCTCAATCTCACTTGCATCTGAGTTATACAAAGACAGAAGATAACGATACTTAGCTGGTGTATAAGCTGGAAGACCCATTGCTTGCAGCGTAGGATTGTCCCACCAGTATGGCTTTTCAAGCACATTATCAAAAGTAATCGTTCTCTTTAGTGCATTAGGGAAACGGACACCAAGGTCGTCAGATGCTTCCAAACGCAGAACAAGACGAATATTTTCATTCTTAGTATCACTAAGATTCTGACGCAAAAGAACTACACGAAAACTTGATGCAAGACTATCGGCTGGAATTACTTGATCACTATTGATTGCCTCAAAGTGTACTCCTGCTTTTGCAGAACTACTTGGATCAACAACTACTTTATAATGTTGAGCCTGTGACTTTCTCACTCCTGCAAGCTTAACTTTTACAGTAACCGTGTCTGTTGTCACGCTCGTAGGCTGTGTTCCGAACGAATAGTTATATAATGTGTCAGAAGCATTATTGAGGTCGAAATAAACCTGGTTTGCTCCTTCGAAAGTACCATCCTTTGAGTATTCACCTTTGTACTCATCGTTTGAACACGCTGCCAACGACAATGCGATGACACCGATAGCGAAGAAGTTTGTGATTGATTTATACATAATCATTTGTTTTTTAGTGTTGTCCGATAAGCAATTTCCATGTAGCTTAGCCTTTTCTTCCTTATTATATAGGACACTTATGACTTCGCTTTTCCATGTTTTGCCGTTGTGTTAAGTTTCCGCACATGTGGTGCGGAGGCTCAGCACGCATGGTGCGGAGGGCTAACACCAATGGTGTTGCATATTAGTTAGCCCGTTAGAGAGCTTATACTACTTAAGTATTATCGGATTACAATATTTGTTTTTATGTTTATATCTCTTCTTTTATACACTCAAGTCAGTGATTTAGCTATGCTAAACGCTTTTTACAAGTAGTCTTGCTCGTATCGTTTAGCAGTGCTAAACCATGCTAACTCTTTAATATGTACTATTCGTTGTGTACAGCCTGATCACCGTACTCATTCTCTCTGTCTGGCCATGGGAGATTGAAGATGGCATCTGAAGGCTGATACGTGTCGATGTTTCTGAAGTCAGTGAAACTACGGTTATAGTGCTTCAACGCATAGAAGGTCTGTCCCATACCTGGGAACTCACGCATACGCTCACGCATCATCTCCTGCTCAAAGAGTGTACGTGTAGCGACCTTAGCCGCATCTACATCACCCAGTCCCCTACTCTTTCTTACCTGATTGAGCAGATTGATTGCCTCTGTCTGATTTGTATCATAAAGACTTTCGCTCAAAATATAATACATCTCTGGCAGACTAATTAACACAAAGCCTTTCAACACGCCTCTTGTAGCCTCGGCATCATTCTGAATTAGGCGGATAAAGCTGAAAGAGGATGCTGAACCTGACGTATTCTCTCTGAAGAAAGAGGTGAAACGGAGGTCAGAGCTAAGCGCTGTAAAGAGGTCGGTCTCATAGAGACTACGTGTATCACGACGACCCTCAAGGAAAGAGCCGTAACCTGTAGAGCGCAGGAAGGCTGTACGAATGGCTGTTGAACGATCGGCAGCATAAACACCGAAAATCATCTCCTTACTTGCAGGGAAACGCATCACAGAGTCAAGTGAAGTACTTGTATTCAACTTAAAGTTCTGTGTAGCATTGATGACTTCACGAGCATACTTTGCGGCTTCTGTGTACTTACCCATAGCGTAGTACACACGAGCTTTGGTAGCCTTTACTGCATACTTATTGAAAAGAATCACACGTCCCTTGCTATAATCACGCACGAAAGTATTATCGTATGTAACATCATTGTCGTCTGTCAACAATGAGTCAGCCTGATTCAAGTCCTTAAGAATAAGGTTGAACGTTGCCTGCAAAGTGTAACGTGTGCGGTTCTTCAAATTGAACTCTGTTGCATAAGGCAGACCAAGCGTGTTTGCATCACTGCGCGTATAGTCTGTACAGTAGAGGCGAGCGAGGTCGAAGTGCATAAAGCCACGCAGACCCAACGCCTCACCATGAATCATCTTGCGCTCTTGTGCACCTGCACTAATATCATTAATGTGTCTCAACACATTGTTGACATTAGAGATATTGTTATACATGTTGCTCCAAACAGCATCCACGACGTTGCGTGCTTGCTGGTTGGTATATTGGTAGCGGTTCAGATAATAACTAACATCTTGTGTGTTGTCATAACCGAACTGCTGACCTAACTCATCTACCATACCCCATGAAAGGTTACTACCATAGAGATTAGATGAAGCTAACTTACCGTAGATACCAAACATAGCATCCTCATAACCAGTAAGGTCAGTGAACATCTCGTCATCGGTAAGCTGTCCTTTTGACTGCACATCCAAGAAGTCGCTACATGATGTAAGCAGTGCAAACACCATGGATAGTCCTATATATTTCGTTATCTTCTTCATTGTTATCCTAATTTAGTTTTAGAGTGAGAATCGTAATGAGAATTCAAAGCTTCTGTCATATGGATAGTTCAAACCACGCTCTCTCTTCGCTGTTGACAGGTAGAAGAGGTCGTTAGTAAGAAGCTCTAAGAACATACGCTTCAATCCATACTTCTGAATAAAGTTTGTTGGAACCTCATAAGAGAGTGACAAACTGCTCATACGCAGGAAGTTGTTCTTCTCTACGAAGCGTGAAGTCTGATACGGAGTAGTTGTATCGTCGATACGCTTATACTTTGCAACAGTTCCAGGAGTCTTCCATCTGTCATTCAATACACGCTCATCAGCATTGTACTTAGGGTTAGCTCCCTCTACCTTTGTTGCCAAAGTCTCATTATAGACAGAACCTCCGAAAGAGTACAAGAACGAACAACTCAATGCAAATCGCTTATAAGTAAGGTATGAAGTGATAGAACCTGTACCTAAAGGATTCGTATCTCCGAAGATTACCTTATCATTTGAGTCATAAACGAAAGTATATGTACCATCACGCTTAATGAAGATTTCCTGACCTGTTACTGGGTCGATACCTGCAGAAGGAACAACCTTCAAGGCTGTCAAAGACTGGCCCTCTTCATAGATAGGAAGCGGTGCAACACCATTGTCGGACTTGTTCTTCTCATTCTGTTCACGCAGAGAATTACTGATTTTCTTAATCTTATTCTTGTTATAAGCATATGTAAGACCAAGTGACCACTGCCAATCTTTATTCTGAATTGGGAAGGTACGCAGACGAAGTTCAAAACCAGAGTTCTGTACCTCACCAATGTTCTCACGTGAAGTTGTCACACCCACTGATGGTGCCTTAGTAATATCCAAGAGCAAGTTATCAGTGTTCTTGATATAATAATCAGCTGAAAGGTCGACACGACCACGGAAAGCAGTGAAGTCAACACCGATGTTGGTGCTCAATGTACGCTCCCACTTCAAGTCTGGATTACCGATAGTAATTGGCGTAGCACCAGTTCCCTTACCATAGAAGTAAGAACTGTTATAGCTATAGGTAGTCAATGCCTGATATGGGTTAAAGTTGATATTACCCAAGTAACCAACACTGGCACGAAGCTTTAAGAGCGAAACTTGTGAGCCCTTCATGAACTTTTCGTTGTGAATATTCCATCCACCACCGACACTCCAGAATGGAGCAAAGCGCTGATTCTTACCGAAACGAGATGATCCCTCATAACGATAGATAAGGTCGAGGAAGTACTTGTTATCCCAAATTGTATTGGCATTAACGAAGAAACCTACACCTCTTGTCTGTGTATCAGAACCACTTGGACGCGTTGCAGCGTATGCCGTAGCGAAAGATGGGTGTCCGAGCTTATCAGAATAGAAACCTATTGAAGTATAAGTAGCGGCATCTGATGACGTTGACTCAATACTTCCACCTCCCATTGCAGTAAGGAAGAGCTTCTTAAAGAAGTAGTTATTATATGATAACATTGCTTTTCCCTGCAACGTTGTGGTATTTACCCAGTTATCAGACAATGAACCACGCTGATCAGCAGACTTATTACGAATCTCGCTGTAAGCAAAAGGAGATGTGAAAGAGCGTCTATCCTGCTTGCTACGGTCGACTGTAAAGTCTCCATCCAAACGAATCTTCTCACCGAACCACAACTGAATACTGGTCGTATTGAGGAAGTCAAAGTTATTTGTCTTACTATAACTACCCAACGAAGCATCATACAATGGGTTCGCCAAATCATGATAGAGTGAAGAACGCAACTGTCCATCAGAGTTATATGGGTTCTCATAAGGATTCATCTTAACCCAGTCTGAGAAATCACCATAAGGTGACACGTTACTTGATACAGAGGAGAGTGTCGAACTGTTTGACACGAAGAACTTACCTGAAATATTGTAAGACAGGCGGAAATTGGTTGAAAGACGGGTACGATCAGAACCCTTCATAACACCAGCATCCTTACCATAACGAATACCGAGATTATACTTTGCACGGTCATCACCACCATCTACACTCAAACTGTGTGACTGTGAGATTGCATTACGCAGTGGCTTAGAAAGCCAGTCAGTCTCAACACCTCTCTGAACATCATTATATATACGTGCATAATCCTTGTCGAGCGTATATTGAGTTGAAGGACTTGTGTCTGTAAACAAACCTGCAAGACGCTCGTACTCCAACTTCTGACGTGC is drawn from Prevotella melaninogenica and contains these coding sequences:
- a CDS encoding RagB/SusD family nutrient uptake outer membrane protein, giving the protein MKKITKYIGLSMVFALLTSCSDFLDVQSKGQLTDDEMFTDLTGYEDAMFGIYGKLASSNLYGSNLSWGMVDELGQQFGYDNTQDVSYYLNRYQYTNQQARNVVDAVWSNMYNNISNVNNVLRHINDISAGAQERKMIHGEALGLRGFMHFDLARLYCTDYTRSDANTLGLPYATEFNLKNRTRYTLQATFNLILKDLNQADSLLTDDNDVTYDNTFVRDYSKGRVILFNKYAVKATKARVYYAMGKYTEAAKYAREVINATQNFKLNTSTSLDSVMRFPASKEMIFGVYAADRSTAIRTAFLRSTGYGSFLEGRRDTRSLYETDLFTALSSDLRFTSFFRENTSGSASSFSFIRLIQNDAEATRGVLKGFVLISLPEMYYILSESLYDTNQTEAINLLNQVRKSRGLGDVDAAKVATRTLFEQEMMRERMREFPGMGQTFYALKHYNRSFTDFRNIDTYQPSDAIFNLPWPDRENEYGDQAVHNE
- a CDS encoding SusC/RagA family TonB-linked outer membrane protein: MQKIKFLQRIICVLLLNLLCFGPLSLPMSAQDLNGAKVTLSMHDATVEDFANEVAKQTGLNVKFADEGVKALKGVTLDVRDQSVSSLLLNLANQFPLSYTVEGNTLTLAKKEIAQRKGGVRGQVTDNNGDPIIGAVIRVDGVNGGYVTDINGEYEIVTDLKEVHMNVSYIGYKTVTKTVKNGATANITLREDSKEMQEVVVTGYQTKNKNSFTGSQVAVSRDQLMNVGTKNVLQSIASFVPGMVIADDNLKGSDPNKVAELNIRGRATFEGQANTPVYVVDGAQVSAEYVADMDMNDIETVTVLKDASASALYGAKASAGVIVITTKTLKGGKLKLNYSGTVRLSTPDLHDYNLLNARQKLEYERLAGLFTDTSPSTQYTLDKDYARIYNDVQRGVETDWLSKPLRNAISQSHSLSVDGGDDRAKYNLGIRYGKDAGVMKGSDRTRLSTNFRLSYNISGKFFVSNSSTLSSVSSNVSPYGDFSDWVKMNPYENPYNSDGQLRSSLYHDLANPLYDASLGSYSKTNNFDFLNTTSIQLWFGEKIRLDGDFTVDRSKQDRRSFTSPFAYSEIRNKSADQRGSLSDNWVNTTTLQGKAMLSYNNYFFKKLFLTAMGGGSIESTSSDAATYTSIGFYSDKLGHPSFATAYAATRPSGSDTQTRGVGFFVNANTIWDNKYFLDLIYRYEGSSRFGKNQRFAPFWSVGGGWNIHNEKFMKGSQVSLLKLRASVGYLGNINFNPYQALTTYSYNSSYFYGKGTGATPITIGNPDLKWERTLSTNIGVDFTAFRGRVDLSADYYIKNTDNLLLDITKAPSVGVTTSRENIGEVQNSGFELRLRTFPIQNKDWQWSLGLTYAYNKNKIKKISNSLREQNEKNKSDNGVAPLPIYEEGQSLTALKVVPSAGIDPVTGQEIFIKRDGTYTFVYDSNDKVIFGDTNPLGTGSITSYLTYKRFALSCSFLYSFGGSVYNETLATKVEGANPKYNADERVLNDRWKTPGTVAKYKRIDDTTTPYQTSRFVEKNNFLRMSSLSLSYEVPTNFIQKYGLKRMFLELLTNDLFYLSTAKRERGLNYPYDRSFEFSLRFSL